A genome region from Arthrobacter sp. SLBN-100 includes the following:
- a CDS encoding DeoR/GlpR family DNA-binding transcription regulator, whose translation MFAEERQQKIAELVAGTGRVSVTHLAERFRITTETIRRDLATLENSGTVRRVHGGAVAADRFSTTEESIPERAIQRPDQKIRIAEAALALIPRTSPGSVLIDGGTTTEVLADLLSRRTASEPFDPAERRAELVAITHALPIAGKLSSIPGIALDVLGGRVRGITQVAVGQATVDAANKLRPDIAFIGTNGIHASFGLSTPDPEEAAVKAAFVRSARRIVVLADSSKLDTETLVQFASLKDLDTLITDSEPGPELAAALEDAGVDVVIA comes from the coding sequence GTGTTCGCCGAGGAGCGCCAGCAGAAGATTGCCGAGCTTGTAGCCGGCACCGGCCGGGTCAGCGTCACCCACCTGGCCGAGCGCTTCCGCATCACCACCGAAACCATCCGCCGGGACCTTGCCACGCTCGAGAACTCCGGTACGGTCCGCCGGGTGCACGGCGGTGCCGTGGCTGCAGACAGGTTCAGCACCACGGAAGAAAGCATCCCCGAACGGGCCATCCAGCGTCCGGACCAGAAGATCCGCATTGCAGAGGCCGCGCTGGCCCTCATCCCCCGCACGTCGCCCGGCAGCGTCCTGATCGACGGCGGCACCACTACCGAAGTCCTGGCAGACCTGCTCTCCCGGCGCACCGCCAGCGAACCTTTCGACCCTGCAGAACGCCGGGCCGAGCTGGTTGCCATTACCCACGCGCTTCCCATCGCCGGCAAGCTTTCCAGCATTCCCGGAATTGCGCTCGATGTCCTGGGCGGAAGAGTCCGCGGAATCACCCAGGTTGCCGTAGGCCAGGCAACAGTGGACGCCGCCAACAAGCTCCGGCCGGATATCGCGTTCATCGGCACCAACGGCATCCACGCATCGTTCGGCCTCAGCACCCCCGACCCCGAGGAAGCCGCCGTCAAGGCAGCTTTCGTCCGTTCGGCCCGCCGGATCGTGGTGCTGGCCGATTCCTCCAAGCTGGACACGGAAACCCTGGTCCAGTTCGCCTCCCTGAAAGATCTGGACACCTTGATTACAGACAGCGAACCCGGCCCGGAACTCGCAGCCGCCCTTGAGGACGCCGGCGTGGACGTGGTGATCGCATGA
- a CDS encoding 1-phosphofructokinase family hexose kinase, which yields MIVTFTANPSLDRTVALPGPLQRGEVQRAVSVSQESGGKGVNVSRALVASGLESLAVLPGADSDPVLAGLRESGVPFVSLPIDEPLRTNVALTEPGGVTTKINEPGPLLDADQQESLMKLLVESSRGASWVVLAGSLPPGFPADFYATVARRLRSAGDGAAPQIAVDSSGAPLAAALSSDESSSGQAGNGSGKPDLLKPNAEELAELAAAAGFASPATADELEADPAAAAAAAAAVVRSGVGAVLATLGSKGAVLVTADGAWLATHPPVAAVSTVGAGDSALAGYLLAQGQGAAPADCLRQAVAHGAAAASLPGSTVPAVHQTTPDAVTITALRKD from the coding sequence ATGATCGTCACCTTCACAGCCAACCCAAGCCTTGACCGCACCGTGGCCCTCCCCGGCCCGCTGCAACGGGGCGAAGTTCAGCGCGCCGTCTCCGTCAGCCAGGAGTCCGGCGGCAAGGGCGTCAACGTCTCCCGCGCCCTGGTAGCCTCCGGCCTGGAGTCCCTGGCCGTCCTCCCGGGAGCGGACAGTGATCCCGTCCTGGCCGGCCTGCGCGAAAGCGGCGTACCCTTCGTTTCCCTGCCTATCGATGAGCCGCTGCGCACCAACGTTGCGCTCACCGAGCCCGGCGGCGTGACCACCAAAATCAACGAACCCGGCCCGCTGCTGGATGCGGACCAGCAGGAATCCCTGATGAAGCTGCTGGTGGAGAGCTCCCGCGGTGCCAGCTGGGTGGTCCTGGCCGGTTCGCTGCCCCCGGGATTCCCCGCCGACTTCTACGCCACAGTGGCCCGCCGGCTGCGCTCCGCCGGAGACGGGGCCGCCCCGCAGATTGCCGTGGACTCCTCCGGCGCCCCTCTGGCCGCCGCCTTGTCCAGCGACGAGTCGTCCAGCGGCCAGGCAGGCAATGGTTCGGGAAAACCGGACCTCCTCAAACCCAACGCCGAAGAACTGGCGGAGCTGGCTGCCGCAGCCGGTTTCGCCTCCCCGGCCACCGCTGACGAACTGGAAGCGGACCCGGCTGCAGCAGCGGCAGCAGCCGCCGCCGTCGTACGTTCCGGTGTGGGCGCTGTTCTGGCAACTCTCGGATCCAAGGGAGCTGTCCTGGTAACGGCCGACGGCGCGTGGCTGGCCACGCACCCGCCGGTCGCCGCGGTCAGTACGGTCGGCGCGGGCGATTCAGCCCTGGCCGGCTACCTGCTCGCCCAAGGCCAGGGCGCCGCCCCGGCCGATTGCCTTCGTCAGGCGGTGGCCCACGGTGCCGCAGCCGCCTCCCTGCCGGGCTCCACAGTCCCGGCAGTCCACCAAACCACCCCGGACGCCGTAACCATCACGGCCCTTCGAAAGGATTGA